One region of Thermoplasmata archaeon genomic DNA includes:
- a CDS encoding DUF835 domain-containing protein, translated as MTTTSDVFTLTGGGVLSLAALAVSGFLGAYVFGLNPRGPANRAVVVVMIAFVTWDLGEAVLRSFASMSPDALFVWARVVWTAITLVPAALYHLAVTYPARPPRFRRPWVLLAIYLPFVAWAYLVVGTDLIIAGMSSNWLGPSARVAPTYVYFAPLFFVWMFTSVMLFVGSWWRVRKTPSRRVQGVVLLGLLLGTVPAAVTELFWPLLTAGGTRLGLGSVYTMMWSVFIAFAVARYQYLEIPPVVEAKAPSAAKHRLERGLNYLVVENGRTAAMGAFREIVSTTPGLCVTGLAPSRVASRFGLERTPILWVTTASSEERTVRPNGLDFELVHTVLKFLRENPGTVVVLDDLDYLATFAGFDAVARFLKRVTNQASASRGTVIVAAGVGTFTPEQIAILRGSVDRFLEIVEAPGPASSGPTDPVLLTIPAEDVPVALPLVGARHGLLFTTEHPSKARVRYGERFEIVWITEHPQPGVVCVRPKALDTEARRTLTNFASSHPGSDLVLVGLEQVALYVDLKTWLPFVKDCLDIASLHGCRFFLTAAPEAIGRRDLAILARRFDAPLPASLFTSPLPSTPTTAVPESRIPSRGPAS; from the coding sequence ATGACCACGACGTCCGACGTTTTCACGCTGACCGGCGGCGGGGTGTTATCCCTCGCGGCCCTCGCCGTGAGCGGGTTCCTCGGCGCGTACGTCTTCGGGCTGAACCCGCGCGGTCCCGCGAACCGGGCCGTGGTCGTCGTGATGATCGCCTTCGTCACGTGGGACCTCGGCGAAGCGGTGCTGCGTTCGTTCGCGTCCATGTCTCCCGACGCCCTGTTCGTCTGGGCCCGTGTCGTGTGGACGGCGATCACCCTCGTGCCGGCGGCGTTGTACCACCTCGCGGTCACGTATCCGGCCCGGCCCCCTCGCTTCCGGCGACCGTGGGTCCTGCTCGCGATCTATCTCCCGTTCGTCGCCTGGGCCTACCTGGTCGTAGGGACGGACCTGATCATCGCCGGGATGTCCTCGAATTGGCTGGGCCCGAGCGCCCGGGTCGCGCCGACGTACGTGTACTTCGCGCCGCTCTTCTTCGTGTGGATGTTCACCTCCGTCATGCTCTTCGTTGGTTCGTGGTGGCGGGTCCGCAAGACGCCGAGTCGTCGGGTGCAAGGCGTCGTGCTCCTCGGCCTGCTGCTCGGGACGGTCCCGGCCGCGGTGACGGAGCTCTTCTGGCCTCTCCTGACGGCGGGCGGCACCCGGCTCGGCCTCGGATCCGTGTACACGATGATGTGGTCGGTCTTCATCGCCTTCGCGGTTGCGCGATATCAGTATCTCGAAATTCCGCCGGTCGTCGAAGCGAAAGCCCCGAGTGCCGCGAAGCACCGCCTGGAGCGCGGCCTCAACTACCTCGTCGTCGAGAACGGCCGGACCGCCGCGATGGGCGCGTTCCGGGAGATCGTCTCGACGACGCCGGGCCTGTGCGTCACCGGCCTCGCGCCGAGCCGCGTCGCATCCCGCTTCGGGCTCGAGCGCACGCCGATCCTCTGGGTCACGACGGCGTCGAGCGAAGAGCGGACCGTGCGCCCGAACGGCCTCGACTTCGAGCTCGTCCACACGGTCCTGAAGTTCCTCCGCGAAAATCCGGGGACGGTGGTCGTCCTCGACGACCTCGACTACCTCGCGACCTTCGCCGGCTTCGACGCGGTCGCGCGATTCCTGAAGCGCGTGACGAACCAGGCGAGCGCTTCGCGGGGCACCGTGATCGTGGCGGCGGGGGTCGGGACCTTCACGCCGGAGCAGATCGCGATCCTCCGAGGGTCCGTCGACCGGTTCCTCGAGATCGTCGAGGCGCCCGGGCCGGCGTCGAGCGGCCCCACGGATCCCGTCCTCCTGACGATCCCGGCCGAGGACGTCCCCGTGGCGTTGCCCCTCGTCGGCGCGAGGCACGGGCTGCTCTTCACGACGGAACATCCGTCGAAGGCGCGCGTGCGCTATGGCGAGAGATTCGAAATCGTCTGGATTACGGAACACCCGCAGCCCGGCGTCGTGTGCGTGCGCCCGAAAGCGCTCGACACGGAGGCGCGGCGCACCCTCACGAACTTCGCCTCCTCGCATCCAGGCAGCGACCTCGTCCTCGTCGGGCTCGAACAGGTCGCCCTCTACGTCGACCTGAAGACGTGGCTCCCGTTCGTGAAGGACTGCCTCGACATCGCGAGCCTCCACGGATGCCGGTTCTTCCTCACGGCGGCCCCGGAGGCGATCGGGCGTCGGGACCTCGCGATCCTCGCGCGCCGCTTCGACGCTCCGCTGCCGGCCTCGCTCTTCACGAGCCCTCTTCCTTCAACGCCGACCACAGCCGTTCCTGAAAGTCGAATTCCGTCTCGAGGACCCGCCTCATGA
- a CDS encoding HAD family hydrolase yields the protein MTTRSFVLFDLGGTLVDLRGIGSSMSERLQVDLGIAPDQADGLALEWARRTADRLPRAQGRKFRPQRDLAAEALAELLTGRAISFDSGRLVSGAWADFAQTCVLHDDASVDWIRSLRSRSDGLALVTDGDTDAVTPVVERLGLRPLFDAAIISEKVRAYKPNPKIYRAAMKELKASPGESIFVSDSPVDLGGADALGLSTALIDRGLFYDTAVGPPGFIRLARLTDLETVLHRRATTGRFGMP from the coding sequence CTGACAACGAGATCATTCGTCCTCTTTGACCTCGGCGGGACTTTGGTTGACCTTCGGGGCATCGGTTCCTCGATGTCGGAGCGTCTCCAAGTGGATCTGGGGATCGCTCCTGATCAGGCGGACGGACTCGCGCTAGAGTGGGCGCGGCGGACGGCGGACCGACTGCCGCGCGCGCAAGGTCGAAAGTTTCGCCCCCAGCGCGACCTCGCGGCGGAGGCGCTCGCCGAACTCCTCACGGGAAGGGCCATTTCCTTCGACTCTGGCCGCTTGGTGAGCGGCGCATGGGCGGACTTCGCCCAAACGTGCGTCCTCCACGACGACGCCTCGGTCGACTGGATTCGGTCCCTCCGGTCTCGCTCCGATGGCCTCGCGCTCGTGACGGACGGCGACACCGACGCCGTCACGCCCGTGGTGGAGCGCCTCGGCCTGCGGCCTCTTTTCGATGCCGCGATTATCTCCGAAAAGGTGCGGGCGTACAAGCCGAACCCGAAAATCTATCGAGCCGCGATGAAGGAATTGAAGGCTTCGCCCGGCGAAAGCATCTTCGTCTCCGACTCCCCGGTCGACTTGGGAGGCGCCGACGCACTCGGGTTGTCGACGGCCCTGATTGATCGCGGTCTTTTCTACGACACTGCGGTAGGGCCGCCTGGGTTCATCCGTCTCGCGCGTCTCACGGATCTGGAGACGGTCCTCCACCGACGGGCGACGACCGGTCGGTTCGGGATGCCGTAG
- a CDS encoding replication factor C small subunit translates to MKEIWVERYRPKTLGEVVGQDDIVERLQSYAKAANLPHLLFAGPAGTGKTTCAIALARDMYGEDWKQNYYELNSSDERGIDVVRSKIKEIARIAPFGGTEFKIIFLDEADNLTADAQAALRRTMETYSKTSRFILSANYSSRLIEPIQSRTAVFRFRPLRPEAIREYLGRIAKAEKLKITDDGMDALIYIAEGDMRRAVNSLQVAASLGSTIDADVLYKVASTIKPEEVKGLIEKALTGDFLRAREVLDRLLIEYGVSGEDILRQLHRSVFDMNVPDEYKVRLLDRIGETDFRLIEGSNERIQLEALLAHFALIGQELNKK, encoded by the coding sequence ATGAAGGAAATCTGGGTCGAGAGGTATCGACCGAAGACCCTGGGCGAAGTCGTCGGCCAGGACGACATCGTCGAGCGCCTTCAATCGTACGCCAAGGCGGCGAACCTGCCGCACCTCCTCTTCGCCGGTCCCGCAGGCACGGGCAAGACGACGTGCGCAATCGCCCTCGCGCGCGACATGTACGGCGAGGACTGGAAACAGAATTACTACGAGCTAAACAGCAGCGACGAGCGCGGCATCGATGTGGTCCGATCGAAAATCAAGGAGATCGCGCGCATCGCACCGTTCGGCGGCACGGAGTTCAAGATCATCTTCCTCGACGAGGCGGACAACTTGACCGCGGACGCGCAGGCCGCCCTGCGCCGGACGATGGAGACATACTCGAAGACGTCGCGGTTCATCTTGTCCGCGAACTATTCGTCGCGGCTCATCGAGCCGATCCAGTCGCGCACCGCCGTGTTCCGATTCCGGCCGCTTCGGCCGGAGGCGATCCGCGAATACCTCGGCCGCATTGCGAAGGCGGAGAAGCTCAAGATCACGGACGATGGGATGGACGCGCTCATCTACATCGCGGAGGGAGACATGCGCCGCGCGGTGAATTCCCTCCAGGTCGCCGCATCGCTCGGTTCGACGATCGACGCAGACGTGCTGTACAAGGTCGCGAGCACGATCAAGCCGGAAGAAGTCAAGGGACTCATCGAGAAGGCCCTGACCGGCGACTTCCTCCGGGCCCGCGAGGTGCTCGACCGCCTGCTGATCGAATACGGCGTCTCGGGAGAGGACATCCTCCGGCAACTCCATCGTTCCGTGTTCGACATGAACGTCCCGGACGAGTACAAGGTCCGCCTGCTCGATCGGATCGGAGAGACGGACTTCCGCCTCATCGAAGGCAGCAACGAACGCATCCAGCTCGAGGCGCTCCTCGCCCACTTCGCGCTCATCGGACAGGAACTGAACAAGAAGTGA
- a CDS encoding adenylosuccinate synthase → MPATVAVGTQFGDEGKGKIIDFLADRADVVVRFQGGANAGHTVQVGEELYAFHLLPSGVLRTRTMNVIGNGVVVEPAQLLKEIDETRERGHPVKNLRISDRAHVVMPYHKILDALEEKLKGNLGAGTTLRGIGPAFEDKVGRFGIRMADLIDPETLRAKLRTIVPIKQRVIEAYGGDDRLDPESMLAESTAYGERLAPFVIDTSAWLDAALHRGKRILFEGAQGTHLCIDHGVYPYGTSSDCVAGAASVGAGVGPQFLTDILGVAKAFTSRVGTGPFPTELEGPVAEHLRERGGGEYGTTTRRPRRVGWVDLVMLRMSVRVNGLTGLALTKLDVLGGLDRVRACIGYRHAGATLKEFPASMRVLSECGPIYRDFEGWPEFSEADWIGIAKKGRRALPEATRKFVAFIESHLKVPVRIVSVGRSRAATIGR, encoded by the coding sequence ATGCCCGCCACCGTGGCCGTCGGCACGCAGTTCGGGGACGAGGGCAAGGGCAAGATCATCGACTTCCTCGCGGACCGGGCGGACGTCGTCGTGCGGTTCCAGGGCGGGGCGAACGCTGGGCACACGGTCCAGGTGGGCGAGGAACTGTACGCCTTCCACCTCCTGCCATCAGGCGTGCTTCGCACGCGGACGATGAACGTCATCGGGAACGGCGTCGTCGTCGAACCCGCGCAGCTCCTCAAGGAGATCGACGAGACGCGCGAGCGCGGCCATCCCGTGAAGAACCTCCGCATCAGCGACCGTGCGCACGTCGTCATGCCGTACCACAAGATCCTCGATGCGCTCGAGGAGAAGCTGAAAGGAAACCTCGGGGCGGGCACGACCTTGCGCGGCATCGGACCCGCCTTCGAAGACAAGGTCGGACGCTTCGGCATCCGGATGGCCGACCTGATCGACCCCGAGACTCTACGGGCGAAACTCCGGACGATCGTGCCGATCAAGCAGCGGGTCATCGAGGCGTACGGCGGCGACGACCGCCTCGACCCCGAGTCGATGTTGGCGGAATCCACCGCATACGGGGAGCGGCTCGCGCCGTTCGTGATCGACACGTCCGCTTGGCTCGATGCGGCCCTGCACCGTGGGAAGCGCATCCTGTTCGAGGGCGCGCAAGGCACGCACCTCTGCATCGACCACGGCGTCTACCCGTACGGCACGTCGAGCGACTGCGTGGCGGGCGCCGCCTCGGTCGGCGCGGGCGTTGGGCCGCAATTCCTCACGGACATCCTCGGGGTCGCCAAGGCCTTCACGTCGAGGGTCGGCACGGGTCCGTTCCCGACGGAACTCGAGGGCCCGGTGGCGGAGCATCTCCGGGAGCGCGGGGGCGGGGAGTACGGCACGACGACCCGCCGGCCCCGACGGGTCGGATGGGTCGACCTCGTCATGCTCCGGATGTCCGTCCGCGTGAACGGGCTGACGGGCCTCGCCCTGACGAAGCTCGACGTCCTCGGAGGGCTCGACCGCGTCCGAGCGTGTATCGGCTACCGCCACGCGGGCGCGACCCTCAAGGAGTTCCCCGCGAGCATGCGCGTCCTGTCGGAGTGCGGCCCGATCTACCGCGACTTCGAGGGATGGCCCGAGTTCTCCGAGGCCGACTGGATCGGGATCGCGAAGAAGGGCCGGCGCGCGCTCCCGGAAGCGACGCGCAAGTTCGTCGCGTTCATCGAATCGCATCTGAAGGTCCCCGTCCGGATCGTGTCCGTCGGGCGGTCGCGCGCCGCGACGATCGGTCGGTGA
- a CDS encoding ATP-dependent DNA ligase yields the protein MQFARVVEAYEKIEATTKRLEMTDLLVGLLREIPKEDLDKVVYLTQGRIHPDYEGIELGLAEKMVIRVLVLATGLDDARVQRLWKEKGDLGLVAEEALAARRQKPLESTPLTTAKVYANLDAIARESGEGSQDRKIRLLSDLLGNATPGEAKYIVRMVVGQMRLGVADMTIVDALASAYATKADRDRVERAYNVSSDLGEVARAIAAKGLGGLEEIHLKLFRPIRAMLAERLETLEEIFERMGEAALEYKYDGLRVQAHVSPNEIKLFSRHLENITGQFPEIVAGLKAAIRGNGAIVEGEAVPVDPNTGEFLPFQEVSRRRGRKTEVERMAKEFPVTLFAFDCLLRGDEDLTARPYTERRKALEAALTPNEGIRHSTVRVTDDVKQAEAFFDEALQAGCEGLMAKALDSTYDAGARGYQWIKFKREYSAALSDTIDLVIVGAFAGRGKRAGSYGALLMGAYDDQADTFRTTCKLGTGFADETLLALPEKLKAAKRDRKPARVDSKLEADVWFEPQTVLEVRGAEITVSPVHTCAWGAVREGAGLAVRFPRFTGRWRDDKGPEDATTAKELLEMYRQQLKQAKKPSG from the coding sequence ATGCAGTTCGCCCGTGTCGTCGAAGCGTACGAGAAGATCGAGGCGACGACGAAACGGCTCGAGATGACGGACCTCCTCGTCGGTCTCTTGCGGGAGATCCCGAAGGAGGATCTCGACAAGGTCGTGTATCTCACGCAAGGGCGGATCCATCCCGACTACGAAGGCATCGAACTCGGCCTCGCGGAGAAGATGGTGATCCGGGTCCTCGTGCTTGCGACGGGGCTCGACGACGCCCGCGTGCAGAGGCTGTGGAAGGAAAAGGGGGACCTCGGTCTCGTCGCGGAAGAGGCGCTCGCCGCGCGTCGGCAGAAGCCGCTCGAGTCCACGCCGCTCACGACCGCGAAAGTGTACGCGAACTTGGACGCAATCGCCCGGGAATCGGGCGAAGGGAGTCAGGATCGGAAGATTCGTTTGCTGTCCGACCTGCTCGGCAACGCCACGCCAGGGGAGGCGAAGTACATCGTCCGCATGGTCGTCGGGCAGATGCGACTCGGCGTCGCGGACATGACGATCGTGGACGCGCTCGCCTCCGCCTACGCGACAAAGGCGGATCGAGACCGCGTCGAGCGCGCCTACAACGTGTCATCGGACCTCGGCGAGGTCGCGCGCGCGATCGCGGCGAAGGGTCTCGGCGGCCTGGAAGAAATCCATCTGAAACTGTTCCGCCCCATCCGCGCGATGCTCGCAGAACGGCTCGAGACGCTCGAGGAGATCTTCGAGCGGATGGGTGAGGCGGCCCTCGAGTACAAGTACGACGGCCTCCGGGTCCAGGCGCACGTCTCGCCGAACGAGATCAAGCTGTTCTCCCGCCACCTGGAGAACATCACGGGACAGTTTCCCGAGATCGTCGCAGGGCTGAAGGCCGCGATCCGAGGGAACGGGGCAATCGTGGAAGGCGAGGCCGTGCCGGTCGACCCGAACACGGGCGAGTTCCTCCCGTTCCAGGAGGTGAGCCGCCGGCGCGGGAGGAAGACGGAGGTCGAACGGATGGCGAAGGAGTTCCCGGTCACCCTGTTCGCCTTCGACTGTCTCCTCCGCGGGGACGAGGACTTGACCGCTCGGCCGTACACGGAGCGCCGCAAGGCGCTGGAAGCCGCGCTCACGCCGAATGAGGGGATCCGGCACTCGACGGTCCGCGTGACGGACGACGTCAAGCAGGCCGAAGCGTTCTTCGACGAGGCGCTCCAAGCGGGCTGCGAGGGGCTCATGGCGAAGGCGCTCGACTCGACCTACGACGCAGGCGCTCGCGGGTATCAGTGGATCAAGTTTAAGCGGGAGTACAGCGCCGCCTTGAGCGATACAATCGACCTCGTGATCGTCGGGGCGTTCGCGGGGCGCGGCAAGCGCGCCGGCTCCTATGGCGCACTCCTGATGGGGGCCTACGACGATCAGGCGGATACATTCCGGACGACGTGCAAGCTCGGCACGGGATTCGCCGACGAGACCTTGCTCGCGTTGCCCGAGAAACTCAAGGCCGCCAAGAGGGATCGCAAGCCCGCGCGGGTCGACTCGAAACTCGAGGCCGACGTCTGGTTCGAGCCGCAAACCGTCCTCGAAGTGCGGGGCGCAGAAATCACCGTGAGCCCTGTCCACACGTGCGCGTGGGGTGCAGTCCGCGAGGGCGCAGGACTCGCCGTGCGGTTCCCCCGGTTCACGGGGCGGTGGCGAGACGACAAGGGACCGGAAGACGCGACGACCGCGAAGGAACTCCTCGAGATGTATCGCCAGCAGCTCAAGCAGGCGAAGAAGCCGTCCGGATGA
- a CDS encoding TIGR00269 family protein, translating into MTCDRCDAPSVEWIRYSGEHLCRDHFLGFVERRVKREVRSQVEFRGGERVAIGMSGGKDSSATAFLLAKFLANRRDVELIGITIDEGIASYRPGGIEHARRLCAKLGIEHRVLAYADTVGREMDDVVALDPGAIPCSYCGPFRRHALNRAARGLDADYVATGLNLDDTAQSILMNVARGDVERLARLGPHEVRQPGLVPRIQPLRMIPEKEVYLYAMLRGIEFHDATCPYAERAQRGRFREIVHRLEEESPGTRHAILRGYDEMRPLLQGKYPPATLNACARCGEPTVHAVCKACELRERLARIVGADIAEPIP; encoded by the coding sequence GTGACGTGCGACCGCTGCGACGCGCCTTCCGTCGAGTGGATTCGGTACAGCGGCGAGCACCTGTGTCGCGATCACTTCCTCGGGTTCGTCGAACGGCGCGTGAAGCGGGAGGTGCGCTCCCAAGTCGAGTTCCGCGGCGGCGAGCGCGTCGCCATCGGGATGAGCGGCGGGAAGGACTCGAGCGCGACCGCGTTCCTGCTCGCGAAGTTCCTCGCGAACCGTCGCGACGTCGAACTGATCGGGATCACGATCGACGAGGGGATCGCCTCCTACCGGCCGGGAGGGATCGAGCACGCACGCCGCCTCTGCGCGAAGCTCGGGATCGAGCACCGCGTCCTCGCGTATGCCGACACGGTCGGCCGAGAGATGGACGACGTCGTCGCGCTCGACCCGGGGGCGATCCCGTGCAGCTACTGCGGTCCCTTCCGCCGGCATGCCCTGAACCGCGCGGCCCGCGGGCTCGACGCCGACTACGTCGCGACGGGCCTGAACCTCGACGACACCGCGCAGTCGATCCTGATGAACGTCGCCCGGGGGGACGTCGAGAGGCTCGCGCGCCTCGGGCCCCATGAAGTCCGCCAGCCGGGACTCGTGCCGCGGATCCAGCCGCTCCGGATGATCCCGGAGAAGGAGGTCTACCTGTACGCGATGTTGCGGGGGATCGAGTTCCACGATGCGACGTGCCCGTACGCGGAGCGCGCGCAACGCGGCCGCTTCCGGGAGATCGTGCACCGGCTCGAGGAGGAGAGCCCGGGGACCCGCCACGCGATCCTCCGCGGATACGATGAGATGCGACCGCTCCTCCAGGGGAAGTACCCGCCGGCGACGCTCAACGCGTGCGCCCGGTGCGGTGAGCCGACGGTCCACGCCGTGTGCAAGGCGTGCGAGTTGCGCGAGCGTCTTGCGCGCATCGTGGGCGCAGACATCGCCGAGCCGATCCCGTGA
- a CDS encoding ATPase domain-containing protein, with the protein MLSEATPDRISTYVVGLDDRLSGGIPRGHIALVAGPPGSLKSSFVYRILFNEAKEHGASGLYLSMEQSRASLMSQMTSLGMDPGHAKGVHIIDVRGLRREIEEVREQPRWLLGLRRQLARYKEEMGCDLICLDSLDALYALAPFESPRNEIFQFFEELRDLNATTFLVSEMPRDSVNFAHFGVEEFLADTIIHLRMREVDVGMSTSVRRYIGVVKMRGVEHDLDYYPLLVERGTFEIVSE; encoded by the coding sequence GTGCTGTCCGAGGCTACTCCAGATCGGATATCGACGTACGTCGTCGGCCTCGACGACCGTCTCAGCGGCGGCATCCCGCGCGGGCACATCGCCCTCGTCGCGGGCCCGCCGGGATCCCTCAAGTCGTCCTTCGTGTACCGCATCCTCTTCAACGAGGCGAAGGAGCACGGCGCCTCGGGGCTCTACCTGTCGATGGAGCAGAGCCGCGCCTCGCTGATGTCGCAGATGACGTCCCTCGGCATGGACCCGGGCCACGCGAAAGGCGTGCACATCATCGACGTCCGCGGCCTGCGGCGGGAGATCGAGGAGGTCCGGGAGCAGCCGCGGTGGCTCCTCGGCCTACGTCGCCAGCTCGCACGGTACAAAGAGGAGATGGGCTGCGACCTCATCTGTTTGGACAGCCTTGATGCGCTTTACGCCCTCGCCCCGTTCGAGAGCCCGCGGAACGAGATCTTCCAATTCTTCGAGGAGTTGCGGGATCTGAACGCGACGACGTTCCTCGTCTCGGAGATGCCCCGGGACAGCGTGAACTTCGCGCACTTCGGCGTCGAGGAGTTCCTCGCGGATACGATCATCCACCTGCGCATGCGCGAGGTCGACGTCGGCATGAGCACCTCCGTGCGACGGTACATCGGCGTCGTGAAGATGCGCGGGGTCGAGCACGACTTGGACTACTACCCGCTCCTCGTCGAGCGCGGGACCTTCGAGATCGTGTCCGAATGA
- the serS gene encoding serine--tRNA ligase, with product MLDIRLVRESPEVIRRDLAKRNVPEKAKLLDDVIRWDKEWREALAGADALKRQRNEITRQIADAKKAGKATEKLRKEAADLPKRIEALDAKSEALAAKVREGLLRLPNLLHESVPVGKDDTENVEIAKWGTPRKLEFELKSHGELLEALRLADFERARKIAGAGFVYLLGDLVRLDQALLAFALDHMVKQGFTPVFPPFMMRRAAYQGVVDLGDFETVMYKIDGEDLFLIATSEHPMGAMYMDEIIDEADLPIALTGIATQFRREIGGHGVDTKGLFRMHQFNKVEQFVFCRPEDSWTWHEKLRANGEAIYRALEIPYRVVNCCTGDIGTIAAKKYDVEAWYPRQKKYGEVISCSNCTDYQARRLNIRAGKVGGDKFIPHTLNATAMATSRGLVAVLENYQREDGSVEVPKVLRPFMGGEETIGRVGRDRE from the coding sequence TTGCTCGACATCCGGCTCGTCCGCGAGAGCCCGGAGGTCATCCGGCGCGACCTCGCGAAACGCAACGTTCCGGAGAAGGCGAAGCTCCTCGACGACGTCATCCGATGGGACAAGGAATGGCGGGAGGCGCTCGCGGGCGCGGACGCGCTGAAGCGGCAGAGAAACGAAATCACGCGGCAGATCGCGGACGCCAAGAAGGCCGGCAAGGCGACGGAGAAGCTGCGGAAGGAAGCGGCCGACCTGCCGAAGAGAATCGAGGCGCTCGACGCGAAGAGCGAGGCGCTCGCGGCGAAAGTCCGGGAGGGCCTCCTGCGTTTGCCGAACCTGCTCCACGAGAGCGTCCCGGTCGGGAAGGACGACACGGAGAACGTCGAGATCGCGAAGTGGGGGACGCCGCGGAAACTCGAGTTCGAACTGAAGTCCCACGGCGAGCTGCTCGAGGCGCTGCGGCTCGCGGACTTCGAGCGCGCGCGGAAGATCGCCGGCGCGGGGTTCGTGTACCTCCTCGGAGACCTGGTCCGGCTGGACCAGGCGCTCCTCGCTTTCGCCCTCGACCACATGGTGAAACAAGGCTTCACGCCGGTCTTCCCGCCGTTCATGATGCGCCGCGCGGCGTATCAGGGCGTCGTCGACCTCGGGGATTTCGAGACGGTCATGTACAAGATCGACGGAGAGGACCTCTTCCTGATCGCGACGTCGGAACATCCGATGGGCGCGATGTACATGGACGAAATCATCGACGAGGCGGATCTCCCGATCGCCCTCACGGGCATCGCGACCCAGTTCCGGCGGGAGATCGGCGGGCACGGGGTCGACACGAAGGGCCTCTTCCGGATGCACCAGTTCAACAAGGTCGAGCAGTTCGTCTTCTGCCGTCCGGAGGACAGCTGGACGTGGCACGAGAAGCTCCGCGCGAACGGTGAGGCGATCTACCGCGCCCTGGAGATCCCGTACCGCGTCGTGAACTGCTGCACCGGGGACATCGGGACCATCGCGGCGAAGAAGTACGACGTCGAAGCGTGGTATCCGCGGCAGAAGAAATACGGCGAAGTGATCAGCTGCAGCAACTGCACCGATTACCAAGCGCGGCGGCTGAACATCCGCGCAGGGAAAGTCGGCGGTGACAAGTTCATCCCGCACACGCTGAACGCGACCGCGATGGCGACCTCTCGCGGCCTCGTCGCGGTCCTCGAAAACTACCAGCGGGAGGACGGGAGCGTCGAGGTGCCGAAGGTCCTGCGACCGTTCATGGGCGGGGAAGAGACGATCGGGCGCGTCGGCCGAGACCGTGAGTGA
- the purB gene encoding adenylosuccinate lyase: MSLLCPIDFRYGRPKMRGIFEEDARLQRLLYVEAALARAEAKVGLIPKEAAAEIAKKATTKNVTVKRVEELEKDTRHDLMAVVLALTEACDGDARKYVHLGATSSDILDTATALQLGDAIRLIDDDLDGLIDVFASLASKHKRTIMLGRTHGQAAVPITFGLKMAVFASEVARQRERLRQATPRIVVGKMSGAVGTGAAFGPHAAEIQRAVLGDLGVGVEDAATQVVGRDRHAEFVGVIANLAASLEKFCTEVRNLQRTEIGEVAEAFEAKQVGSSTMAQKENPVASENVCSLARIVRSLVTPALENVPLWHERDLTNSAAERILLPHACVLIDEMLARTTEIFRTLRAYPDRMKTNLEATKGQVMAESVMIALVGKGLGRQEAHKLVRETAQMARSKGIDLRDALLAEPKATKLLSKKEIDVAMDPAAYLGDSVAIVDAVVKRVH, translated from the coding sequence ATGTCCCTCCTGTGCCCGATCGACTTTCGCTATGGGAGGCCGAAGATGCGGGGCATCTTCGAAGAAGACGCGCGGTTGCAGCGGCTCCTGTACGTCGAGGCGGCGCTCGCTCGGGCAGAGGCGAAGGTTGGGCTGATCCCGAAAGAGGCAGCGGCGGAAATCGCGAAGAAGGCCACGACGAAGAACGTCACGGTGAAGCGCGTCGAGGAACTCGAGAAGGATACCCGGCACGACCTCATGGCGGTCGTCCTCGCCCTCACGGAGGCTTGCGACGGCGACGCGCGGAAGTACGTCCACCTCGGCGCGACGAGCAGCGACATCCTCGATACCGCCACCGCGCTCCAGCTGGGCGACGCGATCCGACTCATCGACGACGACCTCGATGGCTTGATCGACGTCTTCGCATCGCTCGCCTCGAAGCACAAGCGCACGATCATGCTCGGCCGCACACACGGTCAGGCCGCCGTGCCGATCACGTTCGGATTGAAGATGGCCGTGTTCGCTTCGGAAGTCGCGCGGCAGCGCGAGCGGCTCCGGCAGGCGACCCCGCGGATCGTCGTGGGCAAGATGTCCGGGGCTGTCGGCACGGGCGCTGCGTTCGGGCCGCACGCCGCCGAGATCCAGAGGGCCGTCCTGGGCGACCTCGGCGTCGGCGTGGAGGACGCCGCGACCCAGGTCGTCGGCCGCGATCGCCACGCGGAGTTCGTCGGCGTGATTGCGAACCTCGCCGCCTCCCTGGAGAAGTTCTGCACGGAGGTGCGCAACCTCCAGCGCACGGAGATTGGGGAAGTCGCCGAGGCGTTCGAGGCGAAACAGGTCGGCAGCTCGACGATGGCGCAGAAGGAGAATCCGGTCGCCTCGGAGAACGTGTGCAGTCTCGCCCGGATCGTCCGCTCGCTCGTGACGCCGGCCCTCGAGAACGTGCCGCTGTGGCACGAGCGGGACCTGACGAACAGCGCGGCGGAACGAATCCTCCTGCCGCACGCCTGCGTCCTGATCGACGAGATGCTCGCGCGCACGACGGAGATCTTTCGCACGCTGCGCGCCTATCCGGACCGCATGAAGACGAACCTCGAGGCGACGAAAGGACAAGTCATGGCGGAGTCGGTGATGATCGCCCTCGTGGGTAAGGGGCTCGGACGGCAAGAGGCCCACAAGCTCGTCCGCGAGACGGCGCAGATGGCGCGATCGAAGGGAATCGATCTGCGGGACGCGCTCCTCGCGGAGCCGAAGGCGACGAAGCTACTCTCGAAGAAGGAGATCGATGTGGCAATGGACCCGGCCGCATACCTCGGGGACAGCGTGGCGATCGTTGACGCGGTCGTGAAGCGAGTGCACTAG